From the Saccharomyces paradoxus chromosome XIV, complete sequence genome, one window contains:
- the ZWF1 gene encoding glucose-6-phosphate dehydrogenase (Glucose-6-phosphate dehydrogenase (G6PD)~similar to YNL241C): MSEGPVKFEKNTVISVFGASGDLAKKKTFPALFGLFREGYLDPSTKIFGYARSKLSMEDLKSRVLPHLKKPHGEADDSKIEQFFKMVDYIAGNYDTDEGFDELRSQIEKFEKSANVDVPHRLFYLALPPSVFLTVAKQIKSRVYAENGITRVIVEKPFGHDLASARELQKDLGPLFKEEELYRIDHYLGKELVKNLLVLRFGNQFLNASWNRDNIQSVQISFKERFGTEGRGGYFDSIGIIRDVMQNHLLQIMTLLTMERPVSFDPESIRDEKVKVLKAVAPIDKDDVLLGQYGKSEDGSKPAYVDDDTVDKDSKCVTFAAMTFNIENERWEGVPIMMRAGKALNESKVEIRLQYKAVASGVFKDIPNNELVIRVQPDAAVYLKFNAKTPGLSNATQVTDLNLTYASRYQDFWIPEAYEVLIRDALLGDHSNFVRDDELDISWGIFTPLLKHIERPDGPRPETYPYGSRGPKGLKEYMQKHKYVMPEKHPYAWPVTKPEDTKDK; the protein is encoded by the coding sequence ATGAGTGAAGGCCCTGTGAAATTCGAAAAAAATACCGTCATATCCGTCTTTGGTGCGTCAGGTGATCTGgccaagaagaaaacctTTCCCGCCTTATTTGGGCTTTTCAGAGAAGGCTACCTTGATCCGTCTACTAAGATCTTCGGTTATGCCCGGTCCAAATTGTCCATGGAGGACCTGAAGTCCCGTGTCCTACCCCACTTGAAAAAACCCCACGGCGAAGCCGATGACTCTAAGATCGAACAGTTCTTCAAGATGGTCGACTACATTGCGGGAAATTACGACACAGATGAAGGCTTCGACGAACTGAGATCGCAGATCGAGAAATTCGAGAAGAGTGCTAACGTCGATGTCCCACATCGTCTCTTCTACCTAGCCTTGCCGCCAAGCGTTTTCTTGACCGTGGCCAAGCAGATCAAGAGCCGTGTATACGCAGAGAACGGCATCACTCGTGTAATTGTAGAGAAACCCTTCGGGCACGACCTAGCTTCTGCTAGAGAGCTGCAGAAAGACCTGGGTCCTCTGTTTAAGGAAGAAGAGTTGTACAGAATTGATCATTACTTGGGTAAAGAGCTGGTCAAGAATCTTTTAGTCTTGAGGTTCGGTAACCAGTTTTTGAATGCTTCGTGGAACAGAGACAACATCCAGAGTGTTCAGATTTCGTTTAAAGAGCGATTCGGCACCGAAGGCCGTGGCGGCTATTTCGACTCCATAGGCATAATCAGGGACGTGATGCAGAACCATCTATTGCAAATCATGACTCTCTTGACCATGGAAAGACCGGTGTCTTTTGATCCGGAATCCATCCGTGACGAAAAGGTCAAGGTTCTAAAGGCAGTCGCCCCCATCGATAAGGATGACGTTCTCTTGGGCCAGTACGGTAAATCTGAGGACGGGTCCAAACCCGCTTACGTGGATGATGACACAGTAGACAAGGACTCTAAATGTGTCACCTTCGCAGCGATGACTTTCAACATCGAAAACGAGCGTTGGGAGGGCGTGCCTATCATGATGCGTGCCGGTAAGGCCTTGAACGAGTCTAAAGTAGAGATAAGACTGCAGTACAAAGCTGTCGCCTCGGGTGTCTTCAAAGATATTCCAAATAACGAGCTGGTCATCAGGGTCCAGCCCGATGCCGCCGTATACTTAAAGTTCAATGCTAAGACCCCCGGTCTGTCAAATGCCACTCAAGTCACagatctgaatctaacGTACGCAAGCAGGTACCAAGACTTCTGGATTCCAGAAGCTTACGAGGTGTTGATAAGGGACGCCCTGCTGGGTGACCATTCTAACTTTGTTAGAGACGATGAATTGGATATTAGCTGGGGCATTTTCACCCCATTGCTGAAGCACATAGAGCGTCCTGACGGTCCAAGGCCGGAAACCTACCCCTACGGATCAAGAGGTCCAAAGGGATTGAAGGAATATATGCAAAAGCACAAGTATGTCATGCCCGAAAAGCATCCTTACGCGTGGCCCGTGACTAAGCCAGAAGATACAAAGGATAAATAG
- the ATG2 gene encoding Atg2p (Peripheral membrane protein required for autophagic vesicle formation~similar to YNL242W), whose product MAFWLPQNIQKRLLLYVLQQISLFSNIDLSNLDVSIGSKSQFSFHDVNLSLDDLNIPNVQINEGIVDELVLKLTVSGGVEIDGSGLRFIITPLYSSSSQELHSDFLAKSIQDLTNSMLQFDDPLTTHNRYKEDDISSSDSSSDLNSNTEASKSTGNGSYTLQNMRNKALNVALAKLKIALKDITIRFIMNDRNPSESVVEVHLESIQLTTTDANLRHINIGNITLSSIQKQAVSDSPAHPSNNDDLSQSVYLSKMEATSLYMSAMEEQSNEDRDGHEVTQEEQGDDECKETLIEINNLNIAFKGLSSVNDLRVYDIAIDVQDVHLVIYKFVEIKNSILKNIIDIIVTHLDADNTFSSQDSQSPSPGEQKSSTLSSIDIKCIYLNLGKDITVILKSLELEQKENNSLAFSLGSFYSNSSSLTISHKTKPILIGEQALQSIELNINDELEIVINDNGIAHFFKIFQFISQCLSFYRSKSKRAVPKITSDTTRSIRFTSKAMKLSIKFSYFLLCFQVSPFIYDSDGEFYIELIDVFKKFPSRCTKILTMSSITISNSQSRLQLGSYDDTLKEALIYSSIHASIKEVILQEEYFGIVQLVKDISAIGELFTDSKNSECTGKSKSKRGSFLQRSVRVLNSSRFVYKQSTSANFSLQIDSIKLKVSEIIGPQFGFVEALLSNNFFAITDDFQIVYFTRNLLVERKTPSLLEPQEIISVVLNKAVNEPVLYIHRRANGKLKVIFNNIRIHYYARWLEILKKNIDPDNLESKDEPGAQNPSRELLNSGFPWELKCVDCSLILHPFRLKSVMVIVLDNLTTGGSSFIPQAKLLSKVNTLFLIDDFANFKIQKDKNWPTLISFYAGQGFSAIGKIDTLTLLVNKSDGTLLLDCKMEQVGLSLCADSFQTFCQLCIDLKYPQTFPDEEKFRTELKNPIDVFRDIDCDLFNSAFIRENNDQNDYDSVHLVDSFLDKTQEFNNGTRSKLSSQGSYEMDSSSGTATGGVLLPHESYLDSVQAKEEDSPLMASKEQEGNVDIRASIDVEKVVIKLFDGYDWKYTRKFIANTVEKLDKELSEAEVSGSKSNLPRSEANIFDSIYISANKNNVTDLRKNLDGEIQGVQNSFSDVSKVNLRPSKHYKALLQLSKLHVNLKNYRVDEPDEFHSDNSTDVLNRCLVSVYEFEIIDNVPTSTWNKFVTLLKHEPWSHNSPMFLLNLEFIRPIDFLQAVELVMQLKIAPLRLHVDQDTLEFLIRFLGFKDKRFELIDEYPDIIFVQKFSTNSIKLRLDYKPKKVDYAGLRSGQTSELMNFFTLDGSKIILKSVVLYGLNGFDELNNKLKAIWTPDITKKQLPGVLEGLAPVRSFMAIGSGVKTLVTVLMSEYRQEGHLGRSLKKGGNVFLKTTTGDFVKLGVKLTSGTQAILENTEELFGGVGSNGRVYDASKLSSTDDADSDAAAVLDLDTIFEEDQLVGSKYSRIRDHEPTAVVIDMSSSGDHNEPTIVSLYADQPLDLPTGLREAYSSLEKHMHIAYDAVWRAKGQMKDDKRGGPSAAAVYVARAAPVAIIRPLIGATEAVSKTLQGIANQVDKTHNEQIHDKYKSNRADS is encoded by the coding sequence ATGGCATTTTGGTTACCTCAAAATATACAAAAGCGGCTGCTGCTTTATGTCCTTCAGCAAATTTCGCTCTTTTCCAATATAGATCTATCTAACCTGGACGTTTCTATAGGTTCGAAGTCACAGTTCTCATTCCATGATGTGAATCTATCACTTGATGATCTCAACATCCCAAATGTGCAAATAAACGAAGGCATAGTTGACGAGCTTGTATTAAAACTAACAGTTTCTGGTGGAGTGGAGATCGATGGGTCTGGTTTAAGATTCATTATAACACCTTTATATTCCAGTAGTTCACAAGAACTTCACTCGGATTTCCTGGCTAAAAGTATCCAAGATCTCACAAATTCAATGTTACAATTTGATGATCCATTGACCACACATAATAGATacaaagaagatgatatcAGCTCCTCAGACAGTAGTAGTGATCTCAACTCTAATACGGAAGCTTCAAAATCAACCGGAAATGGTTCTTATACTCTTCAGAATATGCGGAATAAAGCCCTCAATGTGGCCTTAGcgaaattgaaaatagcTTTGAAAGATATTACGATACGTTTCATAATGAATGATAGGAATCCCTCCGAGAGCGTTGTGGAAGTTCACTTGGAAAGTATACAACTCACCACTACAGATGCAAATTTACGACATATAAATATTGGAAATATTACTCTTTCCTCAATACAAAAACAAGCCGTATCCGACTCTCCCGCGCATCCTtctaataatgatgatctGTCACAAAGCGtttatttatcaaaaatggaagctACTTCACTTTATATGAGCGCCATGGAAGAGCAATCAAATGAAGACCGTGATGGGCACGAAGTCACACAGGAAGAACAAGGCGATGATGAGTGCAAAGAAACTTTAAttgaaataaataatttgAACATAGCTTTTAAGGGTTTATCATCAGTCAATGATCTCAGAGTTTATGATATTGCTATTGATGTCCAGGATGTTCATTTAGTGATATACAAATTTGTcgaaatcaaaaattccattttgaaaaatattatagATATCATTGTTACCCATTTGGATGCCGATAATACCTTTTCTAGCCAGGACTCCCAAAGTCCGTCACCTGGCGAACAGAAATCGTCAACTCTTTCCTCTATTGATATCAAATGCATATATTTGAACTTAGGCAAAGACATTACagtaattttgaaaagtctTGAGTTGGagcaaaaggaaaacaattCGTTGGCTTTCTCTCTGGGCTCCTTTTATTCCAATTCGAGTTCATTAACAATTAGTCATAAAACGAAGCCAATACTTATTGGAGAACAGGCCCTTCAAAGCATCGAATTAAATATCAATGATGAACTAGAGATTGTTATTAATGACAATGGCATTGCACATTTCTTTAAGATCTTTCAGTTTATTTCCCAATGTTTGTCCTTTTATCGTAGTAAATCAAAAAGGGCGGTGCCGAAAATAACTTCGGATACTACGAGGAGCATAAGATTTACCTCTAAAGCAATGAAACTATCGATTAAGttctcatattttttactaTGTTTTCAGGTTTCGCCCTTCATTTACGACTCTGATGGTGAGTTCTACATTGAACTGATAGACgtatttaaaaaattccCATCTCGTTGCACAAAAATATTGACTATGTCAAGCATCACAATCTCGAATTCTCAATCCCGTCTACAACTGGGTTCATATGACGATACTTTAAAAGAAGCGCTAATTTATAGTTCCATTCATGCCAGCATCAAAGAAGTGATATTAcaagaagaatattttggaATAGTACAATTAGTCAAAGATATTTCAGCAATTGGAGAACTTTTCACGGATTCAAAGAACTCCGAATGTACAGGCAAGTCTAAAAGCAAAAGGGGCTCCTTCTTGCAGAGAAGTGTCAGAGTATTAAACTCTTCTAGGTTCGTTTACAAGCAGAGTACTTCTGctaatttttctcttcagaTAGATTCCATTAAACTAAAAGTATCAGAAATTATAGGACCGCAATTTGGTTTTGTGGAAGCATTGCTGTCAAATAACTTTTTTGCGATTACAGACGACTTTCAAATTGTATATTTTACAAGGAATTTACTGGTAGAAAGAAAGACACCGTCGCTATTAGAGCCACAAGAAATCATATCAGTGGTTCTGAATAAAGCAGTTAATGAACCTGTTCTATATATTCATAGAAGGGCGAATGGGAAGTTAAAAGTCATTTTCAACAACATTCGCATACATTATTATGCAAGGTGGTTAgaaatattgaagaaaaacatcGACCCGGATAATCTTGAGTCAAAAGATGAGCCTGGGGCACAAAACCCTAGTAGAGAGCTATTAAATTCTGGTTTCCCCTGGGAACTCAAATGTGTAGATTGCTCTCTGATTCTACATCCTTTCAGATTAAAAAGTGTAATGGTCATTGTACTTGACAATCTAACAACTGGTGGAAGTTCATTCATTCCGCAAGCAAAACTTCTTTCAAAGGTGAACACACTTTTCCTAATAGACGATTTtgcaaatttcaaaattcaaaaagatAAGAACTGGCCTACTTTGATAAGTTTTTATGCTGGTCAAGGTTTCTCCGCAATCGGTAAAATAGATACTTTAACTCTTCTGGTAAACAAATCTGATGGCACGCTTTTGTTGGATTGCAAAATGGAACAAGTTGGTCTTTCATTGTGTGCAGATTCCTTTCAAACTTTTTGTCAGCTTTGTATCGATTTGAAGTATCCTCAGACGTTCCCTGATGAGGAAAAATTTAGAACAGAGTTGAAGAATCCTATCGACGTATTCAGAGACATTGATTGTGACCTTTTCAATTCCGCTTTCATTCGGGAGAACAATGATCAAAATGATTACGATTCGGTGCATTTGGTGGACAGTTTTCTTGACAAAACTCAAGAGTTCAATAATGGCACAAGAAGTAAGCTCTCCTCTCAAGGCTCGTATGAAATGGACAGTTCTTCTGGGACTGCCACAGGAGGTGTTTTACTTCCCCATGAAAGTTATTTGGACTCTGTACAGGCAAAAGAGGAAGACAGTCCGCTAATGGCATCAAAAGAGCAAGAAGGGAATGTAGATATAAGGGCTAGTATAGATGTTGAAAAGGTTGTCATAAAACTATTTGATGGGTATGATTGGAAATATACGCGGAAGTTTATCGCTAATACTgtggaaaaattggataaaGAGCTCAGTGAAGCGGAAGTAAGCGGTTCCAAATCAAATTTACCACGATCAGaagcaaatatttttgactctatatatatatctgctaacaaaaataatgtcACGGACTTGAGGAAAAACCTTGATGGTGAGATCCAGGGAGTCCAAAACTCTTTCTCTGATGTCTCTAAAGTTAATTTGCGACCTTCTAAGCATTATAAAGCTTTGCTTCAGTTGAGTAAATTGCATGTTAATTTAAAGAATTATCGAGTAGATGAACCTGATGAGTTCCACTCTGATAATTCCACGGACGTTTTGAACCGATGTTTAGTTTCCGTTTACGAGTTTGAAATTATCGACAATGTTCCCACGTCCACGTGGAATAAATTTGTAACTTTACTGAAGCACGAACCGTGGTCGCACAATTCTCCGATGTTTCTTCTGAATCTTGAATTTATCCGACcaattgattttttgcAAGCAGTGGAACTAGTCATGCAATTGAAAATTGCACCTTTGCGCCTACATGTTGACCAAGACACTTTAGAGTTTCTAATAAGATTTTTAGGATTCAAAGATAAAAGGTTCGAATTAATTGATGAATATCCAGACATTatatttgttcaaaaatttagcACAAATTCAATTAAGTTAAGGTTAGATTATaagccaaaaaaagttgattaTGCGGGTTTAAGATCAGGTCAAACTTCAGAACTGATGAATTTCTTTACCCTTGATGGGTCCAAgattattttgaaaagtgtgGTGCTATATGGATTAAATGGGTTCGATGAATTAAACAATAAATTGAAAGCTATTTGGACTCCGGATATTACTAAAAAGCAATTACCTGGCGTTCTGGAGGGTCTGGCTCCTGTGAGATCGTTTATGGCGATTGGGTCTGGTGTGAAGACTCTAGTCACAGTATTGATGTCAGAATACAGGCAAGAAGGTCATTTGGGAAGAAGCTTAAAAAAGGGCGGCAATGTCTTCTTGAAAACGACGACGGGAGATTTTGTGAAGTTGGGGGTTAAATTGACGTCAGGAACGCAGGCAATATTGGAGAATACCGAGGAACTATTCGGTGGCGTTGGTTCCAACGGCAGGGTGTACGATGCATCGAAATTGAGCTCCACTGATGATGCGGACAGTGATGCTGCCGCTGTATTAGACTTGGATACTATATTCGAGGAGGATCAACTAGTTGGTAGTAAATATTCCAGGATAAGAGACCATGAGCCCACAGCAGTAGTCATCGATATGTCTTCATCGGGGGACCACAATGAACCCACAATAGTGAGTCTATACGCAGATCAGCCTCTAGACCTTCCCACAGGTTTGAGGGAGGCGTATAGTTCATTAGAAAAGCATATGCATATTGCGTACGATGCTGTATGGAGGGCAAAGGGACAGATGAAGGATGATAAACGAGGAGGGCCGAGTGCCGCGGCAGTTTATGTTGCTAGAGCGGCACCTGTGGCAATAATTCGGCCGTTGATTGGAGCCACTGAGGCAGTTTCCAAGACTTTGCAAGGGATAGCTAATCAAGTTGACAAAACGCATAACGAGCAAATCCACGATAAGTACAAGTCCAATCGGGCTGATTCGTAA
- the CWC25 gene encoding U2-type spliceosomal complex subunit CWC25 (Splicing factor required for the first step of pre-mRNA splicing~similar to YNL245C) has protein sequence MGSGDLNLLKSWNPKLMKNRKKVWETEQDLINEQQKLNTRLKEIEKERELNELLNESNKNKPDALKNDLALKKSGLEWMYQDAKLSDEKEDYLLGKKKLDSSILNQPATMTARATTTATVSGAATPISSQKKKSKLLKDDPMSKFKVTKQQTRTPNAVKKRTTPQRGKSLSKPAPDLDY, from the coding sequence ATGGGGTCGGGCGATTTAAATCTGTTGAAATCATGGAATCCCAAACTTatgaaaaatagaaaaaaagtctGGGAGACCGAGCAAGATCTTATTAACGAACAACAGAAGCTTAACACGCgattgaaagaaattgagaaGGAACGAGAACTAAATGAACTGCTCAACGAATCAAACAAGAATAAGCCGGATGCTCTCAAGAACGACTTggctttgaagaaatctgGCTTGGAATGGATGTATCAGGATGCTAAACTGAGTGACGAGAAGGAAGACTATTTATTAGGTAAGAAAAAACTAGATTCATCTATACTAAACCAGCCTGCAACAATGACGGCAAGGGCAACCACTACTGCTACCGTCTCTGGTGCCGCAACGCCCATAAGCTcgcagaagaaaaagtcCAAATTGCTTAAGGATGATCCTATGAGTAAGTTTAAGGTCACAAAACAACAGACAAGAACTCCAAATgcagtaaaaaaaagaacaacgCCTCAACGCGGGAAGTCGTTGTCCAAGCCCGCCCCGGACTTGGACTATTAA
- the SUI1 gene encoding translation initiation factor eIF1 (Translation initiation factor eIF1~similar to YNL244C) has product MSIENLKSFDPFADTGDDETATSNYIHIRIQQRNGRKTLTTVQGVPEEYDLKRILKVLKKDFACNGNIVKDPEMGEIIQLQGDQRAKVCEFMISQLGLQKKNIKIHGF; this is encoded by the coding sequence ATGTCCATTGAGAATCTGAAATCATTTGATCCTTTCGCCGACACAGGAGACGACGAAACCGCCACTTCAAACTATATTCATATTCGTATCCAACAAAGAAATGGTAGAAAGACTTTAACTACGGTGCAGGGTGTCCCAGAAGAGTATGATTTAAAGAGAATTCTTAAGGTTCTAAAGAAGGACTTTGCATGTAATGGTAACATTGTCAAGGATCCGGAAATGGGTGAGATTATTCAGTTGCAGGGTGACCAAAGAGCAAAGGTTTGCGAATTTATGATCTCCCAACTGGGATtgcaaaagaagaacattAAAATTCATGGGTTTTAA
- the SLA2 gene encoding Sla2p (Adaptor protein that links actin to clathrin and endocytosis~similar to YNL243W): MSRIDSDLQKALKKACSVEETAPKRKHVRACIVYTWDHQSSKAVFTTLKTLPLANDEVQLFKMLIVLHKIIQEGHPSALAEAIRDRDWIRSLGRVHPGGSSYSKLIREYVRYLVLKLDFHAHHRGFNNGTFEYEEYVSLVSVSDPDEGYETILDLMSLQDSLDEFSQIIFASIQSERRNTECKISALIPLIAESYGIYKFITSMLRAMHRQLNDAEGDAALQPLKERYELQHARLFEFYADCSSVKYLTTLVTIPKLPVDAPDVFVINDVDESKEIKFQKRETSATPARTPARTPTPTPPVVAEPAVSPRPVSQRTTSTPTGYLQTMQTGATTGMMIPTVTGAANAIFPQATAQMQPDFWANQQAQFANEQNRLEQERMQQMQQQQAQQELFQQQLQKAQQDMMNMQLQQQNQHQNDLIALTNQYEKDQALLQQYDQRVQQLENEITTMDSTASKQLANKDEQLTALQDQLDVWERKYESLAKLYSQLRQEHLNLLPRFKKLQLKVNSAQESIQKKEQLEHKLKQKDLQMAELVKDRDRARLELERSINNAEADSSAATAAAEALTEDKMNPILDAILESGINTIQESVYNLDSPLSWSGPLTPPTFLLSLLESTSENATEFATSFNNLIVDGLAHGDQTEVIRCVSDFSTSMATLVTNSKAYAVTTLPQEQSDQILTLVKRCAREAQYFFEDLMSENLNQVSDEEKTDIVINANVDMQEKLQELSLAIEPLLNMQSVKSNKETNPHSELVATADKIVKSSEHLRVDVPRPLLSLALMIIDAVVALVKAAIQCQNEIATTTSIPLNQFYLKNSRWTEGLISAAKAVASATNVLITTASKLITSEDDEDTSPEQFIVASKEVAASTIQLVAASRVKTSLHSKAQDKLEHCSKDVTDACRSLGNHVMGMIEDDHSTTQQQQPLNFTSEHTLKTAEMEQQVEILKLEQSLSNARKRLGEIRRHAYYSQDDD, encoded by the coding sequence ATGTCCAGAATAGATTCAGATCTGCAGAAAGCACTTAAAAAGGCGTGTTCCGTCGAGGAGACCGCACCTAAGAGAAAGCACGTACGCGCATGCATAGTGTATACATGGGACCATCAGTCTTCCAAAGCTGTGTTTACGACTCTAAAGACTCTGCCTCTGGCCAATGATGAGGTGCAACTGTTCAAGATGCTTATTGTGCTGCATAAGATCATACAAGAGGGACATCCGTCAGCGCTAGCCGAGGCCATCCGGGATAGGGACTGGATCAGGTCTCTTGGTAGGGTGCATCCGGGCGGGTCGTCGTATAGCAAACTGATTCGGGAGTATGTGCGGTACTTGGTTTTAAAGCTGGACTTTCATGCGCACCACAGGGGGTTTAACAACGGGACGTTCGAGTACGAGGAGTACGTGTCACTAGTTTCGGTTTCCGACCCGGACGAAGGGTACGAGACGATTTTAGACCTGATGTCGTTACAGGATTCACTTGACGAGTTCTCGCAGATCATCTTTGCGTCAATTCAATCCGAGAGGAGAAATACTGAGTGCAAAATCTCGGCGCTGATTCCGTTGATTGCGGAGTCATATGGTATTTATAAATTCATCACCTCGATGCTAAGGGCTATGCATAGGCAATTGAATGATGCGGAGGGTGATGCCGCTCTGCAGCCTTTGAAAGAACGTTACGAGTTGCAACACGCGAGACTGTTTGAGTTTTACGCGGATTGTTCTTCTGTGAAATATTTGACCACGTTGGTCACCATTCCAAAACTGCCCGTGGATGCTCCAGATGTGTTTGTAATCAACGATGTGGACGAgtcaaaagaaattaagtttcaaaaaagagaaacatCTGCAACTCCAGCGCGGACGCCAGCACGGACCCCAACACCAACACCACCTGTTGTGGCTGAACCAGCCGTTTCCCCACGTCCGGTATCTCAAAGAACTACTTCAACCCCTACGGGTTACCTACAAACTATGCAAACTGGAGCCACTACAGGCATGATGATCCCTACCGTCACCGGCGCAGCTAACGCCATTTTCCCACAGGCGACGGCGCAAATGCAACCGGACTTTTGGGCCAATCAACAAGCCCAGTTTGCTAACGAGCAAAACCGCCTCGAGCAAGAGCGTATGCAACAGatgcaacaacagcagGCACAGCAGGAATTATTTCAACAGCAACTACAAAAAGCACAACAGGATATGATGAATATGCAGcttcaacaacaaaaccAACACCAAAACGATCTAATTGCCCTTACCAACCAATATGAAAAGGACCAGGCTTTATTGCAACAATACGATCAAAGAGTGCAGCAgttggaaaatgaaatcacAACGATGGATTCTACCGCTTCCAAACAATTGGCTAATAAAGATGAGCAACTAACTGCGTTGCAGGATCAACTGGACGTTtgggaaagaaaatatgagTCTTTGGCCAAGTTGTACTCCCAATTGCGGCAAGAGCATTTAAACCTTTTACCTCGTTTCAAAAAACTGCAGTTAAAGGTCAATAGTGCACAGGAGtctattcaaaaaaaggaacagCTAGAACACAAATTGAAGCAAAAGGATTTGCAAATGGCTGAGTTGGTTAAGGACCGTGATAGAGCAAGGTTAGAGTTAGAAAGATCCATTAATAACGCAGAGGCTGACAGTTCTGCAGCGACAGCAGCTGCAGAAGCATTGACCGAGGATAAAATGAATCCTATCCTGGATGCCATATTGGAAAGTGGTATCAACACCATCCAGGAGTCAGTCTATAATCTCGATTCTCCTTTGAGTTGGTCGGGCCCGCTAACTCCTCCCACTTTCCTATTGTCCTTATTGGAAAGCACTTCTGAAAACGCCACTGAGTTTGCCACGAGTTTCAATAACTTGATAGTTGACGGTCTTGCCCATGGCGACCAAACAGAAGTCATACGCTGTGTTAGCGATTTTAGCACTTCGATGGCTACACTGGTGACCAACTCAAAGGCGTACGCTGTTACCACATTACCTCAAGAACAATCTGATCAAATCTTGACCTTGGTGAAGAGGTGTGCTAGAGAGGCGCAATATTTCTTCGAGGATTTGATGTCTGAAAATCTTAACCAAGTAAGtgatgaagagaaaactGATATTGTCATTAATGCCAACGTTGATATGCAAGAGAAGTTACAAGAGCTTTCGTTGGCCATTGAACCACTATTGAACATGCAATCCGTTaaatcaaataaagaaacaaaCCCACATTCTGAATTGGTTGCTACTGCTGATAAGATTGTTAAATCCTCGGAACACTTACGTGTTGACGTACCTAGACCATTGTTGTCATTGGCACTAATGATTATTGACGCTGTTGTGGCTTTGGTAAAAGCTGCTATTCAAtgtcaaaatgaaattgcCACCACGACAAGTATCCCTCTGAACCAGTTCtacttgaaaaatagtAGATGGACAGAGGGGTTGATCTCCGCCGCAAAGGCTGTGGCTAGTGCAACCAATGTTTTAATCACTACTGCAAGTAAGCTAATCACTtctgaagatgacgaagacACATCACCTGAACAATTTATCGTCGCCTCCAAAGAAGTGGCTGCTTCTACAATACAATTGGTAGCAGCATCGAGAGTGAAAACTTCCCTCCACTCAAAAGCTCAAGACAAATTGGAACACTGTTCGAAGGATGTTACCGATGCATGTAGAAGTCTGGGCAACCACGTCATGGGTATGATTGAAGATGATCATTCAACTAcgcaacaacagcaaccaTTGAACTTCACATCGGAACACACATTGAAGACTGCCGAAATGGAACAACAAgtggaaattttgaagttgGAACAATCTTTGAGCAATGCCAGAAAGAGATTGGGTGAGATAAGAAGGCATGCGTACTATAGCCAGGACGATGACTAA